The following are from one region of the Osmerus mordax isolate fOsmMor3 chromosome 1, fOsmMor3.pri, whole genome shotgun sequence genome:
- the gnb1b gene encoding guanine nucleotide binding protein (G protein), beta polypeptide 1b yields the protein MSELDQLRQEAEQLKSQIRDARKACADATLSQITANIDAVGRIQMRTRRTLRGHLAKIYAMHWGTDSRLLVSASQDGKLIIWDSYTTNKVHAIPLRSSWVMTCAYAPSGNYVACGGLDNICSIYNLKTREGNVRVSRELAGHTGYLSCCRFLDDNQIVTSSGDTTCALWDIETGQQTTTFAGHTGDVMSLSLAPDTRLFVSGACDASAKLWDVREGMCRQTFTGHESDINAICFFPNGNAFATGSDDATCRLFDLRADQELMIYSHDNIICGITSVAFSKSGRLLLAGYDDFNCNVWDTLKADRAGVLAGHDNRVSCLGVTDDGMAVATGSWDSFLKIWN from the exons ATGAGTGAATTGGATCAGTTACGCCAAGAGGCAGAGCAGCTCAAAAGCCAGATCAGA GATGCCAGGAAAGCATGTGCAGATGCTACGCTATCACAG ATCACAGCCAACATTGACGCTGTTGGTCGAATTCAGATGCGCACAAGGCGAACACTGAGAGGGCATTTGGCAAAGATCTATGCCATGCATTGGGGTACTGATTCCAG GCTTCTGGTCAGTGCTTCCCAAGATGGCAAACTCATTATCTGGGACAGTTATACCACAAACAAG GTTCATGCCATTCCTCTTCGCTCTTCCTGGGTCATGACCTGTGCATACGCACCTTCAGGAAACTATGTGGCCTGTGGAGGTCTGGACAACATCTGCTCCATCTACAACCTGAAAACTCGCGAGGGAAATGTACGCGTGAGCCGTGAGCTGGCTGGACACACAG GTTACCTGTCCTGTTGTCGCTTCCTTGATGATAACCAGATAGTTACAAGCTCTGGAGACACCACCTG TGCTCTTTGGGACATTGAAACTGGCCAGCAGACGACCACATTTGCTGGACACACTGGTGATGTCATGAGCCTTTCATTGGCTCCAGATACAAGATTATTTGTCTCTGGCGCTTGTGATGCCTCGGCTAAACTCTGGGACGTCAGAGAGGGCATGTGCAGACAAACATTCACCGGCCATGAGTCTGATATCAATGCTATCTGT TTCTTCCCCAATGGCAATGCTTTTGCTACGGGCTCCGACGACGCGACCTGCCGACTCTTTGATCTCCGTGCCGACCAAGAGCTCATGATCTACTCTCACGACAACATCATCTGTGGCATCACCTCTGTTGCTTTCTCCAAGAGCGGCCGTCTGCTCCTTGCTGGATACGACGACTTCAACTGCAACGTGTGGGACACGCTAAAGGCCGACCGTGCCG GTGTGTTGGCTGGGCACGACAACCGCGTGAGCTGCCTGGGCGTCACTGATGACGGCATGGCAGTGGCGACTGGATCGTGGGACAGTTTCCTGAAGATCTGGAATTGA
- the LOC136951016 gene encoding calglandulin-like, which yields MFYSLTFPKASKLTEEQITEYKGMFEMFDEEGNGDVKTQALERLMSLMGINPTKRELIQMAKDVDKDGKGAFNCDSFLGLMALYHERTKNQDAALRAAFKVFDKEAKGYIEWNTLKYVLTNAGEPLNEMEAEQMMKEADKDGDGTIDYEEFVAMMTGDLFKMS from the exons ATGTTCTATTCCTTGACATTTCCTAAGGCAAGCAAACTGACTGAAGAGCAGATCACTGAGTATAAAGggatgtttgagatgtttgacGAAGAGGGAAATGGAGACGTGAAGACACAAGCGCTGGAGCGACTCATGAGTCTGATGGGGATCAATCCCACCAAGAGAGAACTCATTCAGATGGCCAAAGATGTGGACAAAGATG GAAAAGGTGCTTTTAACTGTGACAGCTTCTTGGGTCTGATGGCATTGTACCATGAACGAACAAAGAACCAAGATGCTGCGCTACGAGCGGCTTTTAAAGTGTTTGACAAGGAGGCCAAAGGTTATATTGAATGGAACACCCTCAA ATATGTGTTGACGAATGCAGGGGAACCACTTAATGAAATGGAGGCAGAGCAGATGATGAAAGAGGCTGATAAAGATGGAGATGGCACTATTGACTATGAAG AATTTGTGGCTATGATGACTGGGGATTTATTCAAGATGAGCTAA
- the si:ch211-161c3.5 gene encoding uncharacterized protein C3orf18 homolog isoform X1 — protein MDLTTVKTTASFLSSTPSTSNPPSISLLPVTTDARMERDNITSRTTLMTLTITTNETSFNSTKLPEVAVEGSGIGMVLVPFGIITVIGLALIIMLYIRKRKRLEKLRHQLMPMYNFDPAEEQDDLEQELLDHGREGTLTGPNAKTLTTSQGTTQRPSRLVFTDVANALNA, from the exons ATGGATCTGACCACAGTCAAGACCACTGCTAGCTTTCTTTCCAGCACACCCAGCACATCCAACCCTCCcagcatctccctcctcccagtcaCCACAGATGCCAGGATGGAGAGGGACAACATCACATCCAGGACAACACTGATGACCTTAACGATAACCACTAATGAGACAAGTTTCAATTCCACGAAACTTCCAGAGGTTGCTGTCGAAGGCTCAGGAATTGGCATGGTTCTAGTACCATTCGGCATCATCACTGTCATTGGTCTGGCACTTATCATT ATGCTGTACATCAGAAAAAGGAAGAG GCTGGAGAAGCTAAGGCACCAGCTCATGCCCATGTACAACTTTGACCCGGCAGAAGAGCAGGATGACTTAGAACAGGAGCTGCTGGATCACGGCCGTGAAGGCACCCTCACAGGACCCAACGCCAAG ACCCTCACAACCTCCCAGGGGACGACCCAGAGGCCGAGTCGTCTGGTCTTCACAGACGTAGCCAACGCTCTCAATGCGTAA
- the si:ch211-161c3.5 gene encoding uncharacterized protein C3orf18 homolog isoform X2 — translation MDLTTVKTTASFLSSTPSTSNPPSISLLPVTTDARMERDNITSRTTLMTLTITTNETSFNSTKLPEVAVEGSGIGMVLVPFGIITVIGLALIIMLYIRKRKRLEKLRHQLMPMYNFDPAEEQDDLEQELLDHGREGTLTGPNAKL, via the exons ATGGATCTGACCACAGTCAAGACCACTGCTAGCTTTCTTTCCAGCACACCCAGCACATCCAACCCTCCcagcatctccctcctcccagtcaCCACAGATGCCAGGATGGAGAGGGACAACATCACATCCAGGACAACACTGATGACCTTAACGATAACCACTAATGAGACAAGTTTCAATTCCACGAAACTTCCAGAGGTTGCTGTCGAAGGCTCAGGAATTGGCATGGTTCTAGTACCATTCGGCATCATCACTGTCATTGGTCTGGCACTTATCATT ATGCTGTACATCAGAAAAAGGAAGAG GCTGGAGAAGCTAAGGCACCAGCTCATGCCCATGTACAACTTTGACCCGGCAGAAGAGCAGGATGACTTAGAACAGGAGCTGCTGGATCACGGCCGTGAAGGCACCCTCACAGGACCCAACGCCAAG TTGTGA